One part of the Hydra vulgaris chromosome 01, alternate assembly HydraT2T_AEP genome encodes these proteins:
- the LOC136074337 gene encoding uncharacterized protein LOC136074337, with protein sequence MYIFIGIYYLKLQLMNDAIPSLTNRLKNEITEVATFVAVFYTTWFLKAELSAVAPRQDMRALWQMNRFKEYNLIGAESVIESIKRHTWFLDPYLVVLALADENCEERGEIAQKLYSFEFRSLDKYSLAQIKANMEVLNSLDFSGPKPPSLVELVTENSWLLFLMIGQSKSDCQWMKTPPEFWTCNDFYLKFKDAIFNLAVVNDCSERTVKLIKDNIDIPRKEEKRQDSLLFMHNYKRKYVGKRKTSKKNKKTI encoded by the exons atgtatatttttataggtATCTACTACCTAAAGCTCCAGCTTATGAATGATGCAATACCCAGTCTGACAAATCGACTGAAAAATGAAATTACTGAAGTGGCAACTTTTGTGGCTGTTTTCTATACTACCTGGTTTCTCAAAGCTGAACTATCTGCTGTGGCTCCTCGTCAG GATATGAGAGCTCTTTGGCAAATGAATAGGTTTAAGGAGTACAATTTGATTGGGGCAGAATCAGTCATTGAATCAATCAAACGGCACACATGGTTTCTGGACCCTTACCTTGTTGTTCTTGCCTTAGCTGATGAAAACTGTGAAGAAAGAGGTGAAATTGCTCAAAAATTATACAGCTTTGAATTTCGTAGCTTAGATAAATATTCGTTAGCCCAAATAAAAGCTAACATGGAGGTCCTCAATTCTTTAGACTTCAGTGGACCGAAGCCACCAAGCTTAGTTGAATTGGTCACAGAAAATTCGTGGCTTTTGTTCCTTATGATAGGGCAGAGTAAAAGTGACTGTCAATGGATGAAAACCCCGCCAGAGTTTTGGACTTGTAACGATttctacttaaaatttaaagatgctatttttaatcttgcagTTGTTAATGATTGCTCTGAAAGAACTGTTAAACTCATAAAGGACAACATTGATATTCCCAGAAAGGAAGAAAAAAGACAAGATTCACTTTTATTCATGCACAATTACAAAAGGAAGTATGtaggaaaaagaaaaacctccaagaaaaacaaaaaaacaatataa
- the LOC136074338 gene encoding uncharacterized protein LOC136074338, translating to MSGKSKKKVNFLVGESRSSLPKDKFSTEQEVLQYFLHLKEKHPKQKESRIIHCPLTKHFEIRCHNEKSLCCTLSKLIAPWLKGGFQILQLQTISKKIEKLILTWKLLKKNKSRQTLSEIEKRRKFLTQMKRIFWIAPELDTLVAIIKADKKRSCRDKTEDIAFLLDQLGDRKTRIGGLDTRYISSVNRSLSKFEMRSSLNETMSESEFSSNGSDKNEDNDDFPYPDPELKKKVKKPDTVLLPKDILKRTADTAVGEGLSHRQHTAMVNSIIAKSGGNIDEFKCSTSTVLRAADKVIYDESKRIKDHLRNFRNNNKNILVQLHFDGKVCHEYTDGKKSEKDRLAILINGNMETHLLGIPAISSGTGENQKNAIRDILNCFDLTNSIQAVTFDTTRINTGNKNGAVSLLVNEVFQRPVLSIAC from the exons ATGTCGggaaaaagtaagaaaaaagtaaattttttggttGGGGAATCCAGGTCATCCTTACCAAAAGACAAATTTTCTACAGAGCAAGAGGTTTTGCAATACTTCTTGCATTTAAAGGAGAAGCAtccaaaacaaaaagaaagtagAATTATCCACTGTCCGTTGACAAAACACTTTGAAATCAGATGCCATAATGAAAAGTCTTTATGCTGCACTCTTTCAAAGTTAATTGCACCTTGGTTGAAGGGTGGATTTCAGATTTTGCAATTACAAACAATTAG taaaaagataGAGAAGCTGATCCTAACTtggaaactgttaaaaaaaaacaaatcaagacAAACTTTATCAGAAATTGAAAAAAGGAGGAAATTTTTAACTCAGATGAAAAGGATCTTTTGGATTGCACCTGAGCTCGATACTCTGGTTGCAATCATTAAAGCTGATAAGAAAAGAAGTTGTCGAGACAAGACTGAagatattgcttttttattagaCCAATTAGGAGATAGAAAAACAAGAATAGGTGGATTAGACACAAGGTACATTTCCTCTGTTAACAGGAGTTTATCCAAGTTTGAAATGAGATCAAGTTTGAATGAAACCATGTCAGAGAGTGAATTCAGCTCAAATGGATCCGATAAAAATGAAGATAATGATGATTTCCCGTATCCAGATCCAGAGTTAAAGAAGAAAGTCAAAAAACCAGATACTGTTCTACTTCCAAAAGATATTCTCAAGAGAACTGCTGATACTGCTGTTGGGGAAGGATTAAGTCATAGGCAGCATACTGCCATGGTTAATAGTATAATTGCTAAATCAGGTGGAAATatagatgaatttaaatgttcaacCTCTACAGTATTAAGAGCAGCAGATAAAGTCATTTATGATGAATCAAAGAGGATCAAGGACCATTTgagaaatttcagaaataataataagaacaTTTTAGTTCAACtccattttgatggaaaagtaTGTCATGAATATACTGATGggaaaaaatcagaaaaagatCGATTAGCAATATTAATAAACGGTAACATGGAAACGCACCTGTTGGGAATTCCAGCTATTTCTTCCGGAACTGgcgaaaatcaaaaaaatgcgATCAGAGATATCTTGAATTGCTTTGACCTTACAAACAGTATACAAGCTGTTACATTTGATACAACCAGAATCAACACTGGAAACAAAAATGGAGCTGTTTCTTTACTGGTAAATGAAGTTTTTCAGCGACCAGTTTTATCTATTGCATGCTGA